From Medicago truncatula cultivar Jemalong A17 chromosome 7, MtrunA17r5.0-ANR, whole genome shotgun sequence, a single genomic window includes:
- the LOC11427817 gene encoding LOW QUALITY PROTEIN: early nodulin-like protein 1 (The sequence of the model RefSeq protein was modified relative to this genomic sequence to represent the inferred CDS: deleted 1 base in 1 codon), with the protein MVVFSRTASASLLFLFLLFGFSAAKELLVGGKIDAWKVPSSEADSLNQWAEKSRFKVSDHLVWKYDGGKDLVLQVNKEDYANCNSSTPIEQYNDGNTKVKLDRPGPFYFISGAKGHCEQGQKLIVVVMSPKKRSIGVSPAPSPAELEEGPAVAPTNSAPVLRTGL; encoded by the exons ATGGTTGTGTTCTCAAGAACTGCTTCTGCTTCTCTATTGTTCTTGTTCCTTCTCTTTGGTTTCTCTGCAGCTAAGGAACTATTGGTTGGAGGCAAGATAGATGCATGGAAGGTTCCATCTTCTGAAGCAGACTCACTCAATCAATGGGCAGAAAAGTCTCGTTTCAAAGTCAGTGATCATCTTGTATGGAAATATGATGGTGGGAAAGACTTAGTTTTGCAAGTAAACAAAGAAGATTATGCTAATTGCAACAGCTCA ACCCCCATTGAACAGTACAATGATGGGAACACGAAGGTGAAGCTAGACAGACCTGGACCATTTTATTTCATCAGTGGAGCAAAGGGTCACTGTGAGCAGGGACAAAAGCTCATTGTGGTGGTTATGTCTCCAAAGAAAAGATCCATTGGAGTTTCACCTGCACCATCTCCAGCAGAGTTGGAAGAAGGTCCGGCTGTTGCACCAACTAACAGTGCGCCAGTGTTGCGAACTGGATTGTGA
- the LOC11427818 gene encoding putative methyltransferase DDB_G0268948, whose product MAELFVNQGKEYADARPSYPPQLFQFIASKTPSHNLVWDVATGSGQAAKSLAALYKNVIATDVSEQQLEFATKLPNVQYKHTPSTMSIPELEQIVTPQGTIDLVTIAQGLHWFDLPNFYQQVKWVLKKPHGVIAAWCYFLPRISDEVDTVFDQFYYTDSQPYWDSARKLVEKNYRSIDFPFQAVDGVDHTGPFEFVTETFMSFDGLLTYIKSWSAYQTAKKKGVELLGEDVVEKFKLAWGEDGHKTAKFPVYLRIGRVGNV is encoded by the exons ATGGCAGAGCTTTTTGTGAATCAGGGAAAGGAATACGCAGATGCAAGGCCAAGTTATCCACCACAACTCTTTCAATTCATAGCTTCTAAAACTCCCTCTCACAACCTTGTTTGGGATGTTGCTACTGGAAGTGGCCAAGCCGCCAAATCT TTAGCTGCATTGTACAAGAATGTCATTGCTACAGATGTTAGTGAACAACAACTTGAATTTGCAACCAAGCTCCCTAATGTGCAATACAAACACACCCCTTCAACAATGTCCATTCCCGAGCTTGAACAAATTGTAACACCACAAGGAACCATAGACCTTGTGACTATTGCTCAAGGCCTTCATTGGTTTGACCTCCCAAATTTCTATCAACAAGTCAAATGGGTACTCAAGAAACCTCATGGAGTCATTGCTGCTTGGTGTTACTTTTTGCCAAGAATTAGTGATGAAGTAGACACTGTCTTTGATCAATTCTATTATACTGATTCACAACCTTACTGGGATTCCGCACGTAAATTGGTTGAGAAAAACTATAGAAGCATTGATTTTCCATTTCAGGCAGTGGATGGAGTTGATCATACAGGACCATTTGAGTTTGTGACAGAAACATTCATGAGTTTTGATGGTTTGTTAACATATATAAAATCATGGTCAGCTTATCAGACAGCAAAGAAGAAGGGTGTGGAGCTTCTTGGTGAGGACGTAGTTGAAAAATTTAAGCTTGCTTGGGGTGAAGATGGCCACAAAACTGCCAAGTTTCCAGTTTATCTGAGAATTGGAAGAGTTGGAAATGTCTGA
- the LOC11414042 gene encoding mitochondrial fission 1 protein A: MEAKIGSIFESLGNFFTGGDQIPWCDRDVISGCEREVGEASNGDSDERKNESIMRLSWALVHSRQQEDIHRGIAMLETSLGNDRSPLHQREKLYLLAVGYYRATDYPRSRQLLEQCLEIAPDWRQALSLKKTVEERIAKDGVIGIGITATAAGLLVGVIAAALARKN; this comes from the exons ATGGAGGCTAAAATCGGAAGCATCTTTGAATCCCTCGGAAACTTCTTTACCGGCGGCGATCAGATCCCTTGGTGTGATCGTGATGTCATCTCT GGCTGTGAAAGAGAAGTTGGAGAGGCTTCTAATGGTGACTCTGATGAGCGGAAGAATGAGAGCATAATGAGGTTGTCTTGGGCACTTGTTCATTCAAGGCAACAAGAAGATATTCACCGTGGGATCGCCATGCTTGAAA CTTCTTTGGGCAATGATAGAAGTCCTTTGCATCAAAGAGAGAAGCTTTATCTTCTTGCTGTTGGGTACTACAGGGCTACTGATTATCCTAGGAGTCGGCAGCTTCTGGAGCAATGTTTGGAG ATTGCACCTGATTGGAGGCAGGCACTGTCCCTCAAGAAAACAGTCGAAGAACGAATTGCAAAGG ATGGTGTAATAGGAATTGGCATCACTGCAACAGCTGCGGGGCTTTTAGTTGGTGTCATTGCTGCAGCATTGGCCCGAAAGAATTGA
- the LOC11419143 gene encoding DNA-directed RNA polymerase V subunit 5A, whose protein sequence is MATENGGGQNGTTETAITTMEIENGDITTQPQLQEQPQCLFTKKDNGSIESHRYYLSRRTVLEMLKDRGYSIPSDEIQLSLDDFRQIHGQSPDVDRLRLTATHATNPSKRILVVFSGPGIVKVNGVRDIAGQIVNRESLTGLILIVQNQITSQALKAVNLLSFKVEIFQITDLLVNATKHVLKPKHQVLTDKQKKNLLKKYDIQEKQLPRMLQTDAIARYYGLQRGQVVKVTYTGEITQMHVTYRCVW, encoded by the exons atgGCGACTGAAAATGGAGGAGGACAAAACGGAACCACCGAAACTGCAATAACAACGATGGAGATCGAAAACGGAGATATAACAACACAACCACAATTACAAGAACAACCTCAGTGTTTGTTCACGAAGAAGGATAATGGAAGCATAGAGAGTCATCGTTACTACTTATCTCGCAGAACAGTTCTTGAGATGCTCAAAGACAGAGGGTACTCTATCCCCTCTGATGAAATCCAGCTTTCTCTTGATGATTTCCGCCAAATTCATGGCCAATCTCCTGATGTTGATCGTCTCCGTTTAACTGCTACTCATGCCACTAACCCCTCCAAAAGG ATTTTGGTGGTTTTTAGTGGGCCAGGGATAGTGAAAGTGAATGGAGTAAGAGACATAGCAGGACAGATTGTGAATAGAGAGAGTTTGACTGGTcttattttgattgtgcaaaatCAAATTACTAGTCAAGCTTTGAAAGCTGTTAATCTTCTCTCTTTTAAGGTTGAAATTTTTCAG ATCACAGACTTGCTTGTTAATGCTACAAAGCATGTATTGAAGCCAAAACATCAGGTGTTGACTGATAAGCAGAAAAAGAATCTCCTGAAGAAGTACGATATACAAGAAAAGCAG CTTCCCCGAATGCTACAGACAGATGCGATTGCTCGATATTATGGACTTCAGAGGGGGCAGGTAGTTAAAGTTACCTACACCGGTGAAATCACCCAGATGCATGTTACCTATCGATGCGTTTGGTGA
- the LOC11433800 gene encoding uncharacterized protein At5g39865, translating to MGCSASKTTTIVANRNTEDPTTPSVSFQSSSSSTSSSSYASNYFNSSPPVRKALSLTMPLIHHPPTKKGDTHHLVSLTSTTYGSLLLIDQKVPSFTPHYQPHLTKTCQNEEQSLSPDSVINTWELMDGLDEHEDSHHHDSATNVHKPSIFDNPMSFSDKHSSCRYTTFDGSAKKKLLDSFESLKASETVMDEKKSSSSKKNLKKPLWQHLSEEALLAKLDPSVAWSYRRALSSRQLGGSSNNNNKNLFRCVRSMESSPMNPCSSLFDKSLCLLPGTENRIVVYCTSLRGIRKTYEDCCAVRMILRGYRVAVDERDISMDSSYRKELQNALGGKSVVTLPQVFIRGKHVGNADDLKQLNESGELARMLKGFPTQDPWFVCDKCGDARFVPCNNCNGSRKVFEEEQGKLKRCVHCNENGLIRCSSCCS from the coding sequence aTGGGTTGTTCAGcctcaaaaacaacaacaatagttGCTAACAGAAACACAGAAGATCCAACAACACCTTCTGTTTCTTttcaatcttcttcttcatcaacttcttcatcttcttatgCTTCAAATTACTTCAATTCTTCACCACCAGTTAGAAAAGCTTTGTCCCTTACAATGCCTCTTATCCATCACCCTCCAACCAAAAAAGGTGACACTCATCACCTTGTTTCACTCACTTCCACTACCTATGGTTCTCTTCTCCTAATTGACCAAAAAGTCCCTAGCTTTACCCCTCATTATCAACCCCATCTCACCAAAACTTGTCAAAATGAAGAACAATCTTTGTCACCAGATTCTGTCATCAACACTTGGGAACTCATGGATGGTTTAGATGAACATGAAGATTCTCATCATCACGATAGTGCTACTAATGTTCATAAACCTTCCATTTTTGACAATCCAATGAGTTTCTCGGATAAACACAGTTCATGCAGGTAcacaacttttgatggatcagcAAAAAAGAAACTTCTTGATTCATTTGAATCATTGAAAGCTTCAGAAACAGTGATGgatgaaaaaaaatcttcttcctCCAAAAAAAATCTCAAGAAACCACTTTGGCAGCATTTATCAGAAGAAGCTTTGCTTGCTAAGTTGGATCCAAGTGTTGCTTGGAGTTACAGAAGAGCATTGTCATCAAGACAACTAGGTGGTAGCagtaacaacaataataaaaaccTTTTCAGATGTGTAAGGTCAATGGAATCAAGTCCTATGAACCCTTGTTCTTCTTTGTTTGACAAGAGTTTGTGTCTTTTACCTGGTACTGAAAACAGAATAGTTGTTTATTGCACAAGTTTGCGAGGAATTCGCAAGACTTACGAAGATTGTTGTGCAGTGAGGATGATTTTGAGGGGATATAGAGTTGCAGTTGATGAGAGAGATATTTCAATGGATTCATCTTATAGAAAGGAGTTGCAGAATGCACTTGGTGGAAAATCAGTAGTGACATTGCCACAGGTTTTTATCAGAGGGAAACATGTAGGAAATGCAGATGATTTGAAACAATTGAATGAATCTGGTGAATTGGCTAGAATGTTGAAAGGTTTTCCAACTCAAGATCCTTGGTTTGTTTGTGACAAATGTGGTGATGCAAGGTTTGTGCCTTGTAATAATTGCAATGGTAGCAGGAAAGTGTTTGAGGAAGAACAAGGTAAATTGAAAAGGTGTGTTCATTGTAATGAAAATGGATTGATTAGATGCTCAAGTTGTTGTTCATGA